GTGAGGGACGGGCTGTTCGGGGCGATCATCGTGGGCCCGAAGGGTTCGAAGTACCGGGACCCGAAGACGGGAGAGGATGTGACGCTGAAGAACGCCTGGGAGGCGGATGTGCTCGTGGACCGGTCGATTCCGGAGAACGCGAATCGTTCGGACTTCCGGGACGCCTCGTTGTTCTTCCAGGACGAGGACAACATCATCGGGACCTCCTTCATGCCCTACATCCAGCAGATCGCGGGCTTGACGGGGGTGAATTACCGGAGCGAGCCGTGGTCCTATCGCGAGGACAAGGGCTGCGAGGAGGGGAATATGTTCACGGCCTGCGTGACGGGGGAATCGGAGCCGGTGACGCCGACGATCCTGGCGCATGCGGGGGACCCGGTCCGGATCCATGTGTTCGGGGCCTTCAACGAGCAGAACCAGATCTTCAGCATCGAAGGGCATGAATGGCCGTTCAAGCCGAATATGGAGGGCGCGGATATGTTGAGCAGCCTTCAGTTCGGCGGATCGGAATATCTGGATGTGTTTATTAAGGAAGGCGCCGGCGGGCCGACCCATATTCCCGGCGATTATGTCTGGGAGAATCACCGGATGCCCTATGCGCAGGCCGGGCAGTGGGGTTATCTGCGGGTATTGCCCGTCGGGGATCGACGGATCCTTCCGCTGAACAGCGGGGAGGGGAGCGGCCGGACGGCCGAGATCCCGACCGACGGAAATGCCGTTCCGGTTTCCATGCTGGAGAAGGGCCGGTAGAAAACCGTTCGAACAAAGATGTAATGAAGGGGCAGGGGGCGGAAGGCCCTCTGCCCCTTTTCCTTTATTTCAGGTAGGTCGGAAGGCGTTTGTCTTCGCCCGTGAGATGCCGGTAGAGCTCGTGAAACTCCCGCGTGGTAAGCGCGGGATCGGACAATTTTTCCAGGTCCTCCGGTCGGATCGGAATCTGGGATTTTTCGTCGTAAGCGGAAGACCCAATTACGATTTGGTCCGGGAAGAATCGGTATTCGGGAAGAAGATATTTGATGTCCCGATTGTATTCGACCGCCAGCCGGATGGCCAGCCGGGCGACGTCGGCCGGGACGTCTTTCCCGATCGCGATGTTTTCAGGCGGATTCCCGAGCCGGAAAAATTGGGGTCGGATTCGGGTTACTCCCAGGGCCCCGAACGCTTTCTTGATCGTGTCCAGATCCGCCTTCCGTTCCCTGGCCAGAAAAAGTTCGACCAATAGATTACTGTTGGTTTGCGGATTATCCGTTACCTGCGCCAGCCGGATCGGCGCGCGGGCCATCCTCTCCGTCGCTCCCGCTTCCGGGCTGTTCAGTACGGCGGTTAGGGTGTATAATAAGGGTGCGAACACAAAGAAGTGCCGAAGAAAAGAATTTCCCGTTTTCATCGCCATCCCTGACGGATTTGAGGGTGAAGAGGAAGATTGGAAATCCATTTTATCAGAAGACGAACCGTTTGAGAAGGGTGTCCTGTGAATCGAGAATGCTTGGAACCGCATGACAGAGAGCGCAGGCGCGCATTTTCCCGGGCGGGCCTTACCTTTTTCCTTTCGCTCCTTGTCCTGCTGGTGTTCCGGGGCCATCCCCCGACCTATGGGTTTCCCAAAGAGCTGCCGATGCAGGCCACGGTGAGCGACCTGGCTTCAGACCCCAAACAATACGACGGGCATCGGGTTGTCGTGACCGGGCGCGTACGATCCATGCAAATGCAGGTGGGCCGGCGAGGGAGCGAGTATTTGATGATCGTCCTGGAAGAGGATTCCCCCACATCCTCCGAAAAGGTGAAACCGGTCCAGGTTTACATCTCCACCATACCCAAAGTGCGGGAAGGAGACCGGGCCCTCGTCCAGGGGGTCTATCACATCGAAGGAAACCAGGCCGGCCGGAATTTCGAGCATTTTGTTGATGCCGAGGTCATTCTGAAGAATTAATCCCGCCCACGTTTGACCCTTGTCCCGATCGAAGCGGAATCCTGAAACCCCTCCGGGCTTGTCGCTTACGGCAACAGAGCGACCTCAATCCTCCGGTTCTGGGCCCGCCCGGAATCCGTCGCATTGCTCGCGATCGGCCGTGTCGAACCGTAGGCCGCCGCGCTCAACCAATTTCCGTTGATCTTGCCCTCTTCCTGAAGGAAACGGACCACCGATACGGCCCTCGTTCCGGTAAACTCCCAGGCCGTGGGAAAATCCTTGGCCATGGAGGCGGCGATCGGGGCGTCATCCATATGGCTTCCGATCACAATCTGTCGGCCTTTGGACCTGGCCAGGACCTCGCCGAGTTTGACAAGAACATCTTCCCCTTCCTGGGTGATCTCCACGTCGTCTTGATCGAATAAAAGCGGCTCCGCCAAGACAAAGGTCAGCCGATCCTCCGTCTGCTTGACCCGGGCCTTCCCGGTTCGTATTTCGTCCCGAAAGGACTTTTGAAATCCGTCCGAGAGACTTTTGGCCCACGCCATGTCCGGCTTCTTGATGACGACGCCTTTCTTCTTCATAAGGGCCTTGTTCTCACGGGACAGGCTTTCCACCTGGGCCGAAAGTTCGTCCGCCCTCGTTTTATCATCCTGGGCCGCTTTCAAAAGACCCTGGTTGTCCCCGGCCAGCCGGGCGGCGTCTTCCCTGAGCTTCGCGGCGTCCGATTTAAGTTGATCGTTTTCCTTGCGAAGCTGCTCGCTCTGTTGACGTTCCCGTTCCAACTGCTGAAGCACGGATTGAAAACTCTGCTGGCTGACGCAACCGGTCCAGAACATCGTCAACGCGAAGACGCCCAGAAGGGATCGAGGCCATTGTTTCATACGCCACTCCTTTCGGTTATATTGTCCCCTAATATAATGGACGGAAATGGAAATGGCAAGAAACGGCGACGCAAGCCCCTCTAATTGACTTCCGCCTTTGCGCATGGTACCATGTCGCCAATTTTTCCGGGAGGCACGAGCCCGTCGATGTCGGAGTCCATGAGTCCTGTCCCGATCCGCTGCTCCAGGATGCCTTGTCTCTTCGGCCTGTCCCTGCTGCTCTGGCTGACGGCCTGCGCCGCGCCGCCCCCGGTTCGCGAGGCAGACTATCCCATCGATTGCAGGAAGGACCAACCCGTCAAGGACCTGCTGAGGCGCGGCGACGTCCATCGCGACTTCATGATGCGAGAAAGGGCCGCCGACCCAACCCCGCCGGATTTTTGGTTGCAGGTTCGCGAGATTCACGCGGTTCGGGCCCGCATGTGCTACCAAGCCGTCCTGGATATTAAACCGGACCAACCGTACGCCCTCCTCAATATGGGTTTCACCCACATCGTCGAGTCGACCTTTCCGGGGACGAGTCCGGAAGCCCGCGAAAAATCACTCGTGACCGCAACGGGCTATGTCCAGCAAGCCCTAAGCGCCCGGCGCTTGGATGCCCAGGGCTATTATTATCTCGGCGAAATCGCCGCGCGCCGGGGTCAATGCGATAAGGCCATGCGGATCTTTACCGCGTTGCTCACCAGTCGGTGGTCCTACTCCCATGTCTATGCCTGGATGGGCTACTGTGATGATCTGATGAAGAAACCGGTGGAGGCGATGGAGGCTTACAAGAAGGCCGCGGAACTGGCCAACCCGATCGATGTCGGGGAATGGGCCAAAGCGCGGATCAAGTAATCCATGGAGCCGATCCGGGGGACGGAGATGCGACGACGGGTCATGAGAAAAGGCCTCCTCCTTTTCATGTGCGGTCTGTGGTTCTGGGGATGCGGGGCCATCGTTCCCCCGCCGCTGACCGCGCCTTTCCGTCCACGGGAAGATGTGGCGATCGAGAACTTCAAATTCCGGGTGGCGGTCATGGATTTCACGGACCAGACCGGTCAGGCGGGCGATCTGGTCAAGACGATTCCCGATATCCTGACGACGGTCCTCTTCAAATCGGGCCGGCTGGACCTCTATGAGCGCGATCCCCTTCGGGGCCTCTCGGCCAAGGAGGCCGGGGAGGCGATCCAAAGCCTGATGGACAAGCGAATGATCGACGGGGTTATTTCCGGGACCGTCACGCGGTTCTCCCGGGTCGATAAGACGATCGTGATGGATCTTCGGCTGCTCAGCCGAAACAAGGCCGTGATGTATGCCGACCAGCATACCTTGAGCTTTCAAGGCCGTCGGTCCATGGAGATCACCCGGGACGACGTCGATTCCCTGGGAGTCGCGATCTCGAAAGCGGTCCCCCGGGTCCCCGACATGAAAATCGTCAGCAAGAACGCCGGCCTCATCACGTTGAGCGGGGGTTCCAATAAAGGCCTGGTCGTCGGCATGACCGGATACGTCCAGGCCTACCTGGATAAGGTCAACGACCCCGAGACGGGTGAAATTCCAAAACCCACGCCGGTGATTGTGGGCGAGGTCATCATTGATCAGGTCGGCGAGGACGCGGCGATGGGGCGTATCGTGGCGGGAGAGGATATCCACATAAATGACAGTCTCCGGTTCAAATAAAGCGATCCTGAATTCTCCGGCGGAGAGGTAACCCGCCGCTCGGCCCCCCCCGAATGGATTACGGACTCACCCCCCATTTGTCGGTCATAAATACCTCCTTGAGGGAATGGACGCCGTTTCGCG
The sequence above is a segment of the Nitrospiria bacterium genome. Coding sequences within it:
- a CDS encoding OmpA family protein, giving the protein MKQWPRSLLGVFALTMFWTGCVSQQSFQSVLQQLERERQQSEQLRKENDQLKSDAAKLREDAARLAGDNQGLLKAAQDDKTRADELSAQVESLSRENKALMKKKGVVIKKPDMAWAKSLSDGFQKSFRDEIRTGKARVKQTEDRLTFVLAEPLLFDQDDVEITQEGEDVLVKLGEVLARSKGRQIVIGSHMDDAPIAASMAKDFPTAWEFTGTRAVSVVRFLQEEGKINGNWLSAAAYGSTRPIASNATDSGRAQNRRIEVALLP